The following is a genomic window from Litorimonas taeanensis.
AAGAGGCGTTAAACATGTCATATGCGCGAAATCACGCAAATATTTGTGAAGTCAGATTGCTGACTAACAATAGGCTTAGCCTTGGCGTGCCTTAAAACGTGGGTCTGTCTTATTGATAACATAAAGACGGCCCTTACGACGCACGATTTGGCAATCGCGGTGACGATTTTTAAGGGACTTCAGTGAACTACGGACTTTCATCGGTCTATCTTTCCTGCGGGCGCAACTGCGCCGTGTTAATCTCGAATGGGGGCATATACGGAAGGCGCGCAATGAAGTCAACGCGCAAAACTGCATTATCATAGGAGATTCAGAGTCCAATCTGGGCGCTTCTTAGTTTCTGAACCTATTCAAGGCTCCATCTGCACTTCACCGCCTAATTTACTATGTGTTACCATAGTTTTTTGGTAGCGTGAGTTATGAAAATCAGATCTACCCTCCCTTTATTATCCGCTATCGCGCTTCTTTCGTCAGCCTGTGCGGCGACCCCAATGGCAGAAGCCCAAACTTTACCTGTCTCCGAAGCGGCTCAACTCACGGAACTAAGTCAAACGGAACGATTCGAAGCTTGGAAAATTGATTTTACCAACCGCGCCATCGCCAAAGGTTATGACAGAGCACTTGTCACGACTTTATTAAAAGACGCCGTTATCAATGAATTAGCCCTTGATCGTGACCGCGACCAACCCGAATTTACAAAACCCGTTTGGTCTTACGTAGATAACGCGGCCTCAACGGACCGTTTGAATACGGGCCGCGCGAGACTTACGGACACTACCGCCATTTTTAATGCCGTTGAGAGCCGTTATAATGTACCCCGTTATATTTTAACGGCGATTTGGGGCCTCGAAACAAGCTATGGCCGTATCATGGGCAACCATGACACAATCAGCGCCTTATCTACTTTCGCATTTGAGGGGCGCCGAACAGCCTTTGGTGAACAGCAGCTTTTCGCCGTTTTGGACCTAGTGTCCGCTGGTGATGTCCGTCCTGAGCAACTTACAGGTTCATGGGCTGGCGCTATGGGTATGACACAGTTCATCCCGACGACTTTTCGTGATTATGCTGTAGATTTTGACAATGATGGCAATAAAGACCTTTGGAATAATCGGGCCGATGCCCTTGGCAGCGCCGCGCATTATTTAGCGCGCCATGGCTGGCGTAGAAATGAGCCCGTGATGGCCGAGGTAAGTGTCCCTCAAGGGTTTGACTATTCTTTATTAGAGGGCACTAAAAAAACTATCAATCAATGGATAGCTATTGGCGTCGCGCCGATTACCGGCGAGAGATGGACTGCAGATGACGGATTTTTAGAAGCAAAAATGATAGCGCCAGGTGGGCATCGCGGCCCAAAAATTCTGACGTTCAAAAACTTTGACGTTATTAAAAGATATAACAACTCTACAAGCTATGCCATGGGCATTACTGTTTTGGGCGAAGCGCTTAACGGGAAAGCCATTCTTCAAACGCCTTGGCCACGCGAAGATAAACCGCTTTCATTTGATAATAAAAAGGCCATGCAGGCCCGCCTCACTCAGCTTGGCTTTTCGACGGGCGGCATTGACGGACAAGTGGGGCCAAATACAAGGAAAGCCATTCGCGCATGGCAACGCTCAATGGGATTGCCAGCGGATGGCTATATGGAACAATCTTTATTTCAGAAACTTATGGGCCGATAATCTCCATAGAGTCATCTTGAGCTAAAATTTGTCTTAATGCCAGCGCCCCGCCCCCTTACGCTTTGCCCTCCCGCGGCATTAGACTGGAGCCGTCCGGGCACGCCTGCAGCCCCTGAATTTGGGGATATTTATTTTTCAACAGATGGCGGCTTAGACGAGACACGCGCTGTTTTCTTAAGAGGCTGTGGCCTACCTGAGGCGTGGCAAGAGACGGAACGATTTGTTATTGGAGAATTGGGCTTCGGCTCTGGCTTGAACTTTCTCGCCGCGCGGCAATTATGGGATAAAACTGCGCCGCATAATGGCCACTTACATTTTGTTTCTATTGAAAAATTTCCCTTTGATACAGAGCAGTTACGCAGAGCTCTTTTGGCGTGGCCAGAATTAAAAGCCTATGCAGATGAGTTACTAGCCCAATGGCCCGGACGTGTTCGTGGTTTTCATCGTTTACACTTCGGGACAGTCACTCTCACGCTTATCCATGACGACATTATGTCAGGGTTGGATGACCTACAAATGCAAGCAGATGCCTGGTTTTTAGACGGTTTCAGCCCCGCCAAAAACCCCGACATGTGGTCCCCTGCTGTTATGAAAAAGCTAGCGGCCTTATCCGTAAATGGAGCGAAGCTAGCGACTTTCACTGTCGCAGGGGCCGTGCGCCAAGCACTATCAGAGGCTGGATTTACAGTTGAGCGTAAGGAAGGTTTTGGTCGTAAACGTCATAGGCTTGAAGCTATTTTTGGGGAACGCTCTGGCCAAAACATCTCTTATACTCAATCGGTACAACCGACTATTATCGGCACTGGCATTGGCGGATTGTCTCTAGCCCAAGCCTTTAGACGGCGCGGCATACAGCCCCATATCATATCTGATCCAGACCATATTGCGGCGAGCGGTAATGCGGCGGCGCTCGTGAAACCTCGCCTTGATTTACAAGATAGGCCTGAAAGCCGTTTCTTTTTGGGAAGCTATTTATACGCCCTGAAAACCTATCATGAGGCCTGCCTACATCGCTCTATTACTCATATCCCAAAATCAGATTCTGATCTTAAACGCCACCATAAATTATTAGCGCAGGCCCCCTTACCAGAGAATCACCTCACAAGCCGTGACAATAAAGCCATGTTCTTTCCCAGCGCTCAGGTCATTTGCCCAGCGTCCTACAGAGACGCGGTTCTGTCAGGTTTAATCGTAGAAAAGCGTGAAATAAAAACCCTCAAAGCGTTACCTTTTCCTCTATTTATTGCGGCGGGATATGGCATTGCGAAATTAATTCCAGAATGGCCCATGCGGTTTTCACGAGGACAAATTACTTGGGTGACAGGAGCATCGCCCCTAAATGAAGCCATCAGCTATGGCGGCTACGCAATCCCCGCAGGAGAAGATGTCCTACTGGGGGCGAC
Proteins encoded in this region:
- the ykgO gene encoding type B 50S ribosomal protein L36; protein product: MKVRSSLKSLKNRHRDCQIVRRKGRLYVINKTDPRFKARQG
- a CDS encoding lytic murein transglycosylase; protein product: MKIRSTLPLLSAIALLSSACAATPMAEAQTLPVSEAAQLTELSQTERFEAWKIDFTNRAIAKGYDRALVTTLLKDAVINELALDRDRDQPEFTKPVWSYVDNAASTDRLNTGRARLTDTTAIFNAVESRYNVPRYILTAIWGLETSYGRIMGNHDTISALSTFAFEGRRTAFGEQQLFAVLDLVSAGDVRPEQLTGSWAGAMGMTQFIPTTFRDYAVDFDNDGNKDLWNNRADALGSAAHYLARHGWRRNEPVMAEVSVPQGFDYSLLEGTKKTINQWIAIGVAPITGERWTADDGFLEAKMIAPGGHRGPKILTFKNFDVIKRYNNSTSYAMGITVLGEALNGKAILQTPWPREDKPLSFDNKKAMQARLTQLGFSTGGIDGQVGPNTRKAIRAWQRSMGLPADGYMEQSLFQKLMGR
- the mnmD gene encoding tRNA (5-methylaminomethyl-2-thiouridine)(34)-methyltransferase MnmD → MPAPRPLTLCPPAALDWSRPGTPAAPEFGDIYFSTDGGLDETRAVFLRGCGLPEAWQETERFVIGELGFGSGLNFLAARQLWDKTAPHNGHLHFVSIEKFPFDTEQLRRALLAWPELKAYADELLAQWPGRVRGFHRLHFGTVTLTLIHDDIMSGLDDLQMQADAWFLDGFSPAKNPDMWSPAVMKKLAALSVNGAKLATFTVAGAVRQALSEAGFTVERKEGFGRKRHRLEAIFGERSGQNISYTQSVQPTIIGTGIGGLSLAQAFRRRGIQPHIISDPDHIAASGNAAALVKPRLDLQDRPESRFFLGSYLYALKTYHEACLHRSITHIPKSDSDLKRHHKLLAQAPLPENHLTSRDNKAMFFPSAQVICPASYRDAVLSGLIVEKREIKTLKALPFPLFIAAGYGIAKLIPEWPMRFSRGQITWVTGASPLNEAISYGGYAIPAGEDVLLGATHDRLVSGNNPYRLQVEDDVKNIAQAKTHLGLNFTASETPSRASVRVTSQDTLPVIGQINQNQYVLTGLGSRGFVFAPLLAEALVSEYFGDPLPVARSLWEKLSHHRLLS